In Ostrea edulis chromosome 10, xbOstEdul1.1, whole genome shotgun sequence, one genomic interval encodes:
- the LOC125665960 gene encoding uncharacterized protein LOC125665960, with protein MNPTRKQILENFPKRIYIADGANTEADRGHDEADRGHDEAESSRTRARSVMNTKLCGVRPQSVTSTRIKSARKEDVSVLSHASLLTFSSFVNQHTIEQIALKLGVQKSVIHSIKTHVTSEVDGLREPIVVQNYHMLWSWRGRKATKKMVEQLLNVLRGINRWELAVVVSTAYKEHRRMRMSDFK; from the exons ATGAACCCGACACGTAAACAGATATTGGAGAATTTCCCAAAGCGGATTTACA TTGCGGATGGTGCTAATACAGAGGCGGATCGAGGACATGATGAGGCGGATCGAGGACATGATGAGGCGGAGTCGTCCAGGACTCGTGCTAGATCAGtgatgaatacaaaattatgcgGAGTTCGGCCCCAGAGTGTCACGTCGACCAGAATCAAGAGTGCTAGAAAag AGGATGTATCGGTGCTCAGTCACGCTAGTCTCCTGACCTTCAGCTCCTTCGTGAATCAACACACCATAGAACAGATAGCGCTTAAACTGGGTGTTCAGAAGTCTGTTATCCACAGCATCAAAACCCACGTGACCAGTGAGGTAGACGGGCTGAGAGAACCAATCGTTGTTCAGAATTATCACATGCTATGGTCGTGGCGCGGTCGGAAGGCAACGAAGAAAATGGTTGAACAGCTTCTGAATGTATTACGCGGAATCAACAGGTGGGAACTTGCCGTAGTCGTAAGCACTGCATATAAAGAGCACAGGAGGATGCGCATGAGTGATTTTAAATGA
- the LOC125665953 gene encoding C-C chemokine receptor type 6-like, giving the protein MNTSDIDRPEHIIPVYLELESVDFAVVVVFLTSLGIIGNTIAITKIVSDPAFHKPTYMVLATLVLADLACLVCYIVQAVVENVNQRIGNEYGDLFMAMTYATTHASAAHVILFLGLRYFYIRNPIKARLIQTRTIIRWSIALWIFSVIFGGLYFIFRFRIPEIDIQIVVLSFRGYLLVVPVCFMVFFHVQKVHELHHSINIPDLKRHIRRMSRMLTVILFIYILSALLFPICFILNYNKVCQDERQCKHILIVARIMWLVNASVNPIIYFIYSKRARVLFQSLLKTFAKRHKDSRRDLICMQNPPSPMMTTRL; this is encoded by the coding sequence ATGAACACCTCAGATATCGACAGACCTGAACATATAATACCGGTGTATTTAGAATTGGAGTCCGTGGATTTTGCGGTCGTTGTTGTGTTCTTAACATCTTTGGGGATAATTGGAAATACGATAGCCATAACAAAAATTGTGAGTGACCCGGCCTTTCATAAGCCTACTTACATGGTGTTGGCTACACTGGTGCTAGCTGACCTTGCTTGTTTGGTATGCTACATCGTCCAGGCTGTCGTGGAGAACGTTAACCAGCGGATTGGAAACGAGTATGGAGATCTGTTCATGGCAATGACGTACGCGACTACGCATGCGTCGGCGGCCCACGTGATTTTGTTTTTAGGGCTTCGATACTTTTACATAAGGAATCCAATCAAAGCACGTCTGATACAAACTCGCACAATAATCAGATGGTCTATTGCATTGTGGAtatttagtgtgatatttggaggtttatatttcatattccGGTTCAGAATTCCAGAGATTGACATACAGATCGTCGTTCTCAGCTTTAGGGGTTACTTATTAGTAGTGCCTGTGTGTTTCATGGTATTTTTTCATGTTCAAAAGGTACATGAACTGCATCATTCTATCAATATTCCAGATCTAAAACGTCACATCCGGCGAATGTCGCGCATGCTTACTGTGattcttttcatttacatattatCAGCTCTGCTATTTCCAATTTGTTTTATACTCAATTACAACAAGGTTTGCCAAGATGAAAGACAATGTAAACACATCTTGATCGTTGCTAGAATCATGTGGTTGGTGAATGCATCGGTCAACCCAatcatttactttatttattcaaaGAGAGCCCGTGTATTATTCCAATCATTGTTAAAGACATTCGCCAAAAGACATAAAGATTCTAGACGGGATTTGATCTGCATGCAAAATCCACCCTCGCCAATGATGACAACGAGACTTTAA
- the LOC125665946 gene encoding uncharacterized protein LOC125665946, whose protein sequence is MSHEDVSDFIGEIQLVTSEHHQGGTCEVHSGQSYTANCAACDQLVCLKCIVTIHNGHTFQDLSDLREKSYKIIQRIKNEKIEKQILPYLLKEHEDAAKRTRKIKEINEHSKEEIQNEYLTCVEKIDQDRSKVLEILEGDESKTAEKEKSILERVSALREELENIVSILQNGSVLDVINLCRKLQSKYEDNFHGSFKENLISARKSKVLLHTEEHNNVFGTCHVIPELEVYSVFQTSLGILSTLRNLLEDETWVAGVQSPLLFRLHVPLRKHKGAMRYEVRRGFVYSVAFTKKNSVALMTFVNSHEIRAYDVQHIHDEGVMFIDTKKLFPLGLEVSQNDDVYACASERYSNAFFENMERGVLRISKTGQLLNFFRFDIEVGKCLFHYPSCLTENIDGTVCIIDRQSNTSGRVVALNNFGQKVYTYERPPSSSLSEEFDLKYITHDVFGNLFISDSSNNRVHMVSKTGVFISFILGPEEEICIQYPSALHVDMFHNLWIGCYSQHPNKTSQVMKIRMNYQ, encoded by the coding sequence ATGTCTCATGAGGATGTGTCGGACTTTATCGGCGAAATTCAGCTTGTGACATCCGAACATCATCAAGGCGGTACCTGTGAAGTCCATTCGGGGCAGTCTTACACGGCAAACTGCGCAGCGTGTGACCAACTAGTATGCCTTAAATGCATCGTAACCATACATAATGGGCACACATTTCAAGATTTATCCGATCTACGTGAAAAGAGTTACAAAATCATACAGCGAATCAAGAACGAAAAGATAGAAAAACAGATACTGCCATATCTATTGAAAGAGCATGAAGATGCAGCAAAACGAACGcggaaaataaaagaaataaacgaGCATTCTAAAGAGGAAATTCAGAATGAATATTTAACTTGTGTGGAAAAGATTGATCAGGACAGGAGTAAGGTTTTAGAAATATTAGAGGGTGATGAAAGTAAGACTGCAGAGAAAGAGAAGAGTATTCTAGAAAGAGTATCTGCATTGAGAGAGGAGTTGGAGAATATTGTTAGCATCTTACAGAACGGCTCCGTGCTAGACGTCATCAATCTTTGTAGAAAACTGCAAAGCAAGTACGAAGATAACTTCCATGGttcatttaaagaaaacttGATATCTGCAAGAAAATCCAAAGTACTATTACACACTGAAGAGCACAATAATGTCTTTGGAACATGTCACGTGATTCCAGAATTGGAGGTGTATAGCGTTTTCCAAACCAGTCTGGGCATTTTGTCGACTTTAAGGAACCTGCTTGAAGACGAAACATGGGTAGCCGGTGTTCAATCTCCACTACTGTTCCGTCTCCATGTACCATTACGCAAACACAAGGGAGCTATGAGATACGAAGTTAGAAGAGGTTTTGTGTACAGTGTCGCCTTTACCAAAAAGAATAGCGTGGCTTTGATGACGTTTGTTAATAGCCATGAAATACGCGCTTATGATGTACAACACATTCATGACGAGGGTGTCATGTTTATTGATACTAAAAAGCTTTTTCCGTTGGGACTTGAAGTTTCTCAGAACGATGATGTATATGCATGCGCGAGCGAAAGGTACTCAAATGCCTTCTTTGAAAATATGGAGAGGGGCGTTCTCCGAATTTCAAAAACAGGTCAATTATTGAACTTTTTTCGATTTGACATTGAAGTAggaaaatgtttatttcattatcCATCATGTCTGACAGAGAACATTGATGGAACCGTTTGCATCATAGATCGTCAAAGCAACACTTCCGGCCGAGTAGTAGCTCTGAATAATTTTGGACAAAAAGTATACACATATGAACGACCACCTTCTTCCTCGCTAAGTGAAGAGTTTGATCTCAAATACATCACCCACGACGTATTTGGTAACCTCTTCATCTCAGACTCCAGCAATAATCGTGTCCACATGGTTTCGAAGACGGGCGTATTCATTTCCTTTATTCTTGGACCGGAAGAAGAAATATGTATTCAGTATCCCTCCGCATTACACGTCGACATGTTTCACAATTTATGGATCGGTTGCTACTCACAGCATCCAAACAAGACTAGTCAGGTTATGAAAATTAGAATGAATTATCAGTGA